One window of the Thermasporomyces composti genome contains the following:
- a CDS encoding GAF and ANTAR domain-containing protein — MGVDVSRDYLVSEALVKLSDTLVPDFEVGTFSGRLADTAVELLRAAAAIVRLADDHGHLDAVPSTAARERVSALLSPPDDQGPGHDAVRSTSPVTCPDLDAAPPHWTDFASHARRLGFRSVRAWPLRYDTQVLGAVELYYEGTGDDGDTDGRLAETLARVAAITLVRERRRRQAETLAQQLQRALDSRLVIEQAKGILAERRGIPIDEAFTILRGFARSNQMRLAVLAHQVIDGTADDRLLTHATRSGPGRPAQDRAGRAAPSRPTQSRPAQSQLAQGRLAQGRPAQGRPAHGRPTRDQGTLAQAAARPVWGRSTTTPPGRPESPTPARLAGQPGPRTTPEPWRNRSEQRRPPQPPGQAEPDRP, encoded by the coding sequence ATGGGGGTTGATGTGTCACGTGACTACCTGGTGAGTGAGGCGCTCGTCAAGCTCTCCGACACGCTGGTTCCAGACTTCGAGGTGGGAACGTTCTCCGGCCGGCTCGCCGACACCGCCGTGGAGCTGCTACGCGCCGCCGCCGCGATCGTTCGGCTCGCCGACGACCACGGCCACCTCGACGCGGTCCCGTCGACCGCCGCGCGAGAGCGGGTGTCCGCGCTGCTCAGCCCTCCGGACGACCAGGGGCCGGGACACGACGCCGTCCGGTCCACCAGCCCGGTGACCTGCCCCGACCTGGACGCCGCGCCGCCTCACTGGACCGACTTCGCCTCACACGCCCGTCGCCTCGGGTTCCGGTCGGTGCGGGCGTGGCCGCTCCGCTACGACACCCAGGTGCTCGGAGCGGTCGAGCTCTACTACGAGGGGACAGGCGACGACGGCGACACCGACGGCCGGCTCGCCGAGACCCTGGCGCGCGTCGCGGCGATCACCCTCGTGCGTGAACGTCGCCGACGGCAGGCCGAGACGCTCGCCCAGCAGCTGCAACGCGCGCTCGACAGTCGGCTCGTCATCGAGCAGGCCAAGGGCATTCTCGCCGAGCGACGTGGGATCCCCATCGACGAGGCGTTCACCATCCTGCGCGGCTTTGCCCGCAGCAACCAGATGCGCCTGGCCGTGCTGGCTCATCAGGTCATCGACGGCACCGCCGACGACCGCCTGTTGACCCACGCCACTCGATCGGGACCGGGGCGCCCCGCTCAAGACCGTGCGGGTCGGGCGGCTCCGAGCCGGCCGACCCAGAGTCGGCCAGCCCAGAGTCAGCTGGCCCAGGGTCGGCTGGCCCAGGGTCGGCCGGCTCAGGGACGTCCCGCGCATGGGCGGCCCACACGGGACCAAGGGACGCTTGCCCAGGCCGCAGCCAGGCCGGTGTGGGGACGGTCCACGACCACCCCGCCCGGCCGGCCTGAGAGCCCCACGCCCGCGCGGCTCGCGGGGCAACCCGGTCCGAGAACGACCCCGGAGCCCTGGCGGAACCGGTCGGAGCAGCGCCGGCCACCCCAGCCTCCAGGGCAAGCCGAGCCGGACCGGCCGTGA
- a CDS encoding polyprenyl synthetase family protein: MSPTAGPRELVDQALRAALDRLDPHTRHCCGYHLGLWDADGRSLPPARHGGKALRPTLALLSAQAAGVPVEQGVPAAVACELVHNFSLLHDDVIDGDTERRHRPTVWARFGVAEAILAGDAMLTLALEVLGDVGSATAPAAVSRLSATVRRLIAGQSADVAFEKRDDVTLPECLAMAADKTAALFSCSASLGAVLAGAPEHVVEGLATYGDHLGMAFQLTDDLLGIWGDQAVTGKPVLSDLRARKKTVPVVVALSSNDPPGRQLRELYAEPIPLTGPDLERAAHLVESAGGRTWTQAEVDRQISAAVEVLDGLDLPPVVHAELTALAHRLRVRDH; the protein is encoded by the coding sequence ATGAGCCCGACCGCTGGACCGCGCGAGCTCGTCGACCAGGCCTTGCGGGCCGCCCTCGATCGCCTGGATCCGCACACGCGCCACTGTTGCGGCTACCACCTCGGCCTGTGGGACGCCGACGGCAGGTCCCTGCCGCCAGCCCGTCATGGCGGCAAGGCCCTGCGTCCCACGCTGGCGTTGCTGTCCGCCCAGGCGGCCGGCGTGCCCGTTGAGCAAGGAGTCCCCGCAGCGGTCGCCTGCGAGCTGGTCCACAACTTCTCACTGCTGCACGACGACGTGATCGACGGCGACACCGAACGGCGCCATCGACCGACCGTCTGGGCTCGCTTCGGTGTCGCCGAGGCCATCCTGGCCGGCGACGCGATGCTCACGCTCGCCCTCGAGGTCCTCGGCGACGTGGGATCGGCCACCGCCCCGGCCGCCGTCTCGCGGCTCAGCGCGACGGTTCGACGCCTCATCGCCGGACAGAGCGCCGACGTGGCCTTCGAGAAGCGCGACGACGTCACGCTTCCCGAGTGCCTCGCGATGGCCGCCGACAAGACGGCCGCGCTGTTCTCCTGCTCGGCTTCCCTCGGCGCGGTGCTCGCCGGAGCGCCGGAGCACGTCGTCGAAGGACTCGCAACCTACGGCGACCACCTCGGCATGGCTTTCCAGCTCACCGACGACCTGCTGGGCATCTGGGGCGACCAGGCGGTCACCGGCAAGCCGGTACTGTCCGATCTGCGCGCCCGCAAGAAGACGGTGCCCGTCGTGGTGGCCTTGTCCTCGAACGATCCGCCCGGCCGCCAACTCCGCGAGCTGTACGCCGAGCCCATCCCGTTGACCGGCCCCGATCTCGAACGTGCCGCCCACCTGGTGGAAAGCGCGGGCGGGCGGACCTGGACGCAAGCCGAGGTTGACCGGCAGATCAGCGCCGCCGTCGAGGTGCTCGACGGCCTGGACCTGCCACCCGTCGTCCACGCCGAACTCACGGCCCTGGCCCACCGGCTGCGGGTCCGGGACCACTGA
- the hpnE gene encoding hydroxysqualene dehydroxylase HpnE — protein sequence MSGAPATDLPVAVVGGGLAGISAALHLADRGVPVILFEARSHLGGATYSFQRGELSVDTGQHVFLRCYQSYRQLLERLGTSHLAPIQERFAIPVLHRPRPDGPLRTAWLRRGTWAPAPLHLASGLARYSPLTVRERALAATAAAALRTVDPDDSSADRVAFGPWLRRRRQSERAIERLWALISVAALNVPPDQASLALAARVFRTGLLEQADAADLGIPATSLRQLHADPASRLLDRLGVRLHTSTKVQRIAVDGARFVLRTRRDECLARAVVVAVPHQAASQLVPTEAAPDRHRWADLGSSPIVNVHLHYDRRVTNLPFAAALDSPVQWVFDRTLAAGARRGQYLVVSLSAASDQVDKPTEVLVRAFTAALADLFPQARAARLLDAFVTREPHATFRQRPGTASLRPLPLTQVPGLVLAGAWTRTGWPDTMEGAVRSGLRAADLLDRYDRAPHDALTEALP from the coding sequence GTGAGCGGAGCACCTGCCACCGACCTACCGGTCGCTGTCGTCGGCGGTGGCCTCGCCGGGATCAGCGCCGCTCTCCACCTCGCTGATCGCGGCGTCCCCGTCATCTTGTTCGAGGCGCGATCCCACCTGGGCGGAGCGACGTACTCGTTCCAGCGGGGCGAGCTCAGTGTCGACACTGGCCAGCACGTCTTCCTGCGGTGTTACCAGTCCTACCGACAGCTGCTCGAGCGCCTCGGCACGAGCCACCTGGCCCCCATCCAAGAGCGGTTCGCCATCCCGGTGCTCCACCGTCCGCGCCCGGACGGTCCGCTTCGGACGGCGTGGCTGCGCCGTGGCACGTGGGCACCGGCGCCACTCCATCTCGCGAGCGGGCTCGCGCGCTACTCCCCCTTGACAGTCCGAGAACGCGCGCTCGCAGCGACCGCGGCCGCCGCGCTACGGACCGTCGACCCCGATGACTCGAGTGCTGATCGGGTGGCGTTCGGTCCATGGCTCCGGCGGAGACGGCAATCCGAGCGCGCGATCGAACGACTGTGGGCGCTCATCTCCGTGGCGGCGCTCAACGTACCCCCAGACCAGGCGTCACTGGCCCTGGCGGCACGCGTCTTCCGCACCGGGCTCCTCGAGCAGGCGGACGCCGCCGACCTCGGCATTCCCGCGACCAGCCTGCGCCAGTTGCACGCTGACCCTGCGAGCCGGCTGCTCGACCGGCTCGGCGTCCGCCTCCACACCAGCACCAAGGTGCAGCGGATCGCCGTCGACGGCGCGAGGTTCGTGCTGAGGACGCGACGCGACGAGTGCCTGGCTCGCGCCGTCGTCGTCGCGGTCCCGCACCAGGCGGCGAGCCAGCTCGTGCCCACCGAGGCGGCACCCGACCGACACCGTTGGGCGGACCTGGGTTCCTCGCCGATCGTCAACGTCCACTTGCACTACGATCGACGAGTCACGAACCTGCCGTTCGCGGCCGCCCTCGACTCGCCCGTCCAGTGGGTCTTCGACCGAACGCTCGCGGCCGGAGCCCGCCGCGGGCAGTACCTCGTGGTGTCGCTGTCTGCGGCGTCCGACCAGGTGGACAAACCGACGGAAGTCCTTGTCCGAGCGTTCACAGCCGCCCTCGCCGACCTGTTCCCGCAGGCCCGCGCCGCTCGCCTCCTCGACGCGTTCGTCACGCGCGAGCCGCACGCGACGTTTCGTCAACGGCCGGGTACCGCGTCCTTGCGTCCACTTCCTCTGACGCAGGTGCCCGGGCTGGTCCTCGCCGGAGCATGGACGCGCACCGGTTGGCCAGACACGATGGAAGGCGCCGTACGGAGCGGCCTCCGCGCGGCGGACCTGCTGGACCGCTACGACCGCGCGCCTCACGACGCACTCACGGAGGCCCTGCCATGA
- the hpnD gene encoding presqualene diphosphate synthase HpnD translates to MNISTAYAECEAITRREARNFSYGIRLLPPAKRRALSAVYATARRIDDVGDGPFPAERKLAQLARLREQIHELQDGPPRGRNASDAVLVALADAARRFPIPLTAFEELLEGCEADVRGRRYKTFADLEWYCRCVAGSVGRLSLGVFDPEDRATAEPLADTLGIALQLTNILRDLREDRRRNRIYLPAEDLDRFGCRLDIDTQGRLVDPPGFTKLVRFEAERAEAWYTRGLTLLPYLDRRSRACTATMAGIYHRLLARIHSEPDLCRTTRVSLTPREKAAVAVRALVWGDA, encoded by the coding sequence ATGAACATTTCAACGGCCTACGCCGAATGCGAGGCGATCACCCGTCGCGAGGCGCGCAACTTCTCCTACGGAATCCGCCTCCTACCGCCAGCCAAGCGACGCGCGCTCTCGGCGGTGTACGCGACGGCGCGGCGCATCGACGACGTGGGTGACGGCCCGTTCCCCGCCGAACGCAAGCTCGCCCAGCTCGCCCGGCTCCGCGAGCAGATCCACGAGCTTCAGGACGGCCCACCGCGCGGCAGGAACGCGAGCGACGCGGTGCTCGTCGCGCTCGCGGACGCGGCCCGCCGCTTTCCCATTCCCCTCACAGCCTTCGAGGAGCTCCTCGAAGGCTGTGAGGCTGACGTGCGCGGCCGCCGATACAAGACGTTCGCCGACCTCGAGTGGTACTGCCGCTGCGTCGCCGGCTCGGTCGGTCGGCTCTCGCTCGGCGTCTTCGACCCAGAGGACCGGGCGACCGCTGAGCCGCTCGCCGACACTCTCGGGATCGCCCTCCAGCTCACCAACATCCTGCGCGACCTTCGGGAGGACCGGCGACGCAATCGCATCTACCTGCCGGCGGAGGACCTCGACCGATTCGGCTGCCGGCTCGACATCGACACCCAGGGGCGGCTCGTCGACCCTCCAGGGTTCACGAAGCTCGTGCGATTCGAAGCCGAGCGTGCCGAGGCGTGGTACACCCGCGGGTTGACGCTCCTCCCCTACCTGGACCGGCGCAGCCGCGCCTGCACCGCCACGATGGCGGGGATCTACCACCGTCTGCTCGCCCGTATCCACAGCGAGCCCGACCTGTGTCGAACCACGCGGGTCTCCCTCACCCCGCGAGAGAAGGCCGCGGTCGCGGTCCGCGCCCTCGTCTGGGGGGATGCGTGA
- a CDS encoding response regulator transcription factor, with protein sequence MSRILVVEDEPAISDFVVRGLREHGFAAAAVTNGAAALHHAATGEFDLLLLDIGLPDRDGFSVIRQLRASRNDIPVVVLSARDSVTDTVKGLEIGADDYVCKPFRFEELLARIRLRLRDARMSSGMLMRNGELVLDLRTRRAYVDGRTVELTTREFLLAELFFRRPGEVISREELLSHVWGYDFDPGSNVVDVYIRYLRRKIGAEHIETVRGVGYRLVRR encoded by the coding sequence ATGAGCCGAATCCTCGTCGTCGAAGACGAGCCCGCGATCTCGGACTTCGTGGTGCGAGGCTTGCGGGAGCACGGGTTCGCCGCTGCGGCCGTCACCAATGGGGCGGCGGCTCTCCACCACGCGGCCACCGGTGAGTTCGACCTGCTCCTGCTCGACATCGGACTTCCGGACCGAGACGGGTTCTCCGTCATCCGACAGCTCCGCGCCAGCCGGAACGACATTCCCGTCGTCGTCCTCAGCGCTCGTGACTCGGTGACCGACACGGTGAAAGGGCTGGAGATCGGAGCGGACGACTACGTCTGCAAGCCGTTCCGGTTCGAGGAGCTCCTCGCTCGCATCCGATTACGTCTTCGCGACGCTCGGATGTCGTCGGGCATGCTCATGCGGAATGGCGAGCTGGTCCTCGACTTGCGCACCCGCCGCGCGTACGTCGACGGCCGGACCGTCGAGCTCACCACTCGTGAGTTCCTCCTCGCCGAGCTGTTCTTCCGCCGGCCCGGTGAGGTGATCTCCCGAGAGGAGCTTCTGTCGCACGTGTGGGGTTACGACTTCGACCCCGGCTCGAACGTCGTCGACGTCTACATCCGCTACCTGCGGCGCAAGATCGGCGCGGAGCACATCGAGACCGTCCGCGGGGTCGGATACCGGCTGGTCCGACGATGA
- the shc gene encoding squalene--hopene cyclase yields MTTTDDLTAWSDRRERAHDALDRAVRHLLDQQHPEGWWKGALDTNVTMDAEDLLMRQFLGIRTPEQTEQTARWIRSQQRADGSWATYWLGPGDLSTTAEAYIALKLAGDDPDAPHMRLAREFVLANGGLEATRVFTRLWLALFGEWSWDDVPALPPELIFLPSWAPFNVYDWACWARQTIVPLTILGALRPRRNLGVSTAELRLGRAPRRPVRPVSWRAAFQALDRILHGYERHAFGPLRRQALRRCAEWIIARQERDGSWGGIQPPWVYSLMALHALGYPLDHPVLATGLRGWERFTLYEDTPEGRTRRIEACQSPVWDTALSVIALGDAGVPSDAPEMVRARNWLLGEEVRVRGDYAVRRPNAPAGGWAFEFDNDGYPDTDDTAEVVLALRRTAAAPEVDDAVGRALAWLRAMQSRCGGWGAFDADNTRELAYELPFCDFGAVIDPPSADVTAHIVEMFANEGLAKEHCVRRAVQWLLDQQESDGSWFGRWGANHIYGTGAVVPALVAAGLPRHHRAIQAAVRWLKDHQNDDGGWGEDLRSYDDPRWRGVGASTPSQTAWALLALHAAGEGDSEEVWRGISWLVETQREDGSWDEPQFTGTGFPGDFYIKYHMYRLVFPISALGRVLGRFSWGGAQVGDRRVTTVVKDPSRKDVRHQATTDRRRGPHEPA; encoded by the coding sequence ATGACCACGACCGATGACCTCACCGCCTGGTCAGATCGCCGGGAACGAGCCCACGACGCTCTCGACCGGGCTGTCCGCCACCTGCTCGACCAACAACACCCGGAGGGCTGGTGGAAGGGCGCGCTGGACACGAACGTGACCATGGACGCCGAGGACCTGCTGATGCGGCAGTTCCTCGGCATCCGCACCCCCGAGCAGACCGAGCAGACCGCCCGCTGGATCCGCAGCCAGCAGCGCGCGGACGGCTCGTGGGCCACGTACTGGCTCGGGCCGGGCGACCTGTCGACGACCGCCGAGGCCTACATCGCGTTGAAGCTCGCCGGCGACGACCCCGACGCACCTCACATGCGGCTGGCGCGTGAGTTCGTCCTGGCCAACGGCGGCCTGGAGGCCACACGTGTCTTCACCCGCCTATGGCTCGCCTTGTTCGGGGAGTGGAGCTGGGACGACGTCCCCGCCCTGCCACCGGAGCTGATCTTCTTGCCCAGCTGGGCCCCGTTCAACGTCTACGACTGGGCGTGCTGGGCCCGCCAGACCATCGTTCCCTTGACCATCCTCGGCGCGCTACGGCCACGCCGGAACCTCGGCGTGAGCACCGCAGAGCTGCGGCTCGGCCGAGCGCCCCGCCGCCCGGTGCGACCGGTGAGCTGGCGGGCGGCGTTCCAAGCCCTCGACCGGATCCTGCACGGCTACGAGCGCCACGCGTTCGGTCCGCTGCGCCGGCAGGCCCTGCGCCGGTGCGCGGAATGGATCATCGCCCGTCAGGAGCGGGATGGCTCGTGGGGAGGCATCCAACCGCCCTGGGTCTACTCGCTCATGGCGCTGCACGCCCTGGGCTACCCCCTCGACCATCCGGTCCTCGCCACCGGCCTGCGCGGCTGGGAACGCTTCACGCTCTACGAGGACACACCCGAGGGACGGACCCGCCGCATCGAGGCGTGCCAGTCCCCCGTGTGGGACACCGCGCTCTCCGTCATCGCGCTGGGCGACGCCGGCGTGCCCAGCGACGCCCCGGAGATGGTCCGCGCGCGGAACTGGCTGCTCGGTGAGGAGGTCCGGGTACGCGGCGACTACGCCGTTCGCCGTCCGAACGCGCCGGCGGGTGGTTGGGCGTTCGAGTTCGACAACGACGGCTATCCCGACACCGACGACACGGCCGAGGTGGTCCTGGCGCTGCGCCGCACGGCGGCCGCACCGGAGGTCGACGACGCCGTCGGCCGGGCCTTGGCCTGGCTTCGCGCCATGCAGAGCCGGTGCGGCGGTTGGGGCGCCTTCGACGCCGACAACACCCGCGAGCTGGCGTACGAGCTGCCGTTCTGCGACTTCGGCGCCGTCATCGACCCCCCGAGTGCCGACGTCACCGCCCACATCGTCGAGATGTTCGCCAACGAAGGCCTGGCCAAGGAGCACTGTGTGCGGCGGGCCGTGCAGTGGCTGCTTGACCAGCAAGAGTCGGACGGCTCCTGGTTCGGTCGCTGGGGCGCCAACCACATCTACGGCACTGGAGCGGTGGTGCCAGCGCTCGTGGCGGCCGGGCTGCCGCGTCACCATCGGGCGATCCAGGCCGCCGTCCGTTGGCTCAAGGACCACCAGAACGACGACGGCGGATGGGGCGAGGACCTGCGCTCCTACGACGACCCGCGCTGGCGCGGTGTTGGCGCCTCGACGCCCTCCCAGACCGCCTGGGCACTGCTGGCGCTCCACGCGGCCGGTGAGGGGGATTCCGAAGAAGTCTGGCGGGGCATCTCCTGGCTGGTGGAGACACAACGGGAGGACGGCAGCTGGGACGAGCCCCAGTTCACCGGCACTGGTTTCCCGGGCGACTTCTACATCAAGTACCACATGTACCGGCTGGTGTTCCCGATCAGCGCGCTCGGCCGGGTGCTGGGCAGGTTCTCCTGGGGTGGCGCCCAGGTCGGCGATCGGCGCGTCACGACCGTCGTGAAGGACCCCAGCCGGAAGGACGTCAGACACCAGGC
- the hpnC gene encoding squalene synthase HpnC has product MSDQSSDAVPAQWSAPTAPGGDPIEKASGENFPVALRLLPPRIREDLRALYRYARHVDDLGDEWAGDRLSALDRIEADVRGLYEERREPTDPVVAALASTIARRRLPADPLLRLIEANRWDQQVTRYETFDDLLAYCRLSANPVGELVLHIFGRATPERIALSDRVCTALQLLEHWQDVAEDYRRGRVYLPQEDLRRFGVAEEDLARPTATSQLRALIAFETRRAEAWLDAGAALVAGLSGRARLAVSGYIAGGRAAAAALRRSDYDPLSRVPKPTSRQIASAWIRSVIRGWG; this is encoded by the coding sequence ATGTCCGACCAGTCGTCCGACGCCGTCCCCGCCCAGTGGTCGGCCCCCACGGCCCCCGGCGGAGACCCGATCGAAAAGGCCAGCGGGGAGAACTTCCCTGTCGCGCTGCGCCTCCTACCCCCGCGCATCAGGGAAGACCTGCGGGCGCTCTACCGCTACGCACGGCATGTCGACGACCTCGGCGACGAGTGGGCGGGTGACCGCCTGTCGGCGCTCGACCGGATCGAGGCCGACGTGCGCGGCCTGTACGAGGAGCGCCGCGAGCCGACCGATCCGGTGGTCGCGGCCCTCGCCTCGACGATCGCACGCCGTCGGCTGCCGGCGGACCCACTGCTGCGGCTCATCGAGGCGAATCGGTGGGACCAACAGGTCACCCGCTACGAGACCTTCGACGACCTGCTCGCGTACTGCCGGCTGTCCGCCAATCCGGTGGGCGAGCTCGTCTTGCACATCTTCGGCCGTGCCACGCCGGAGCGCATCGCCTTGTCGGACCGCGTCTGCACGGCGTTGCAGCTGCTCGAGCACTGGCAGGACGTGGCGGAGGACTACCGACGCGGTCGGGTCTACCTCCCGCAGGAGGACCTGCGCCGCTTCGGCGTCGCCGAGGAGGACCTCGCTCGCCCGACGGCGACCAGCCAGCTCCGCGCACTCATCGCGTTCGAGACGCGACGCGCCGAGGCGTGGCTGGACGCCGGAGCCGCCCTGGTGGCCGGTCTGTCCGGGCGGGCGAGGCTGGCGGTGTCCGGCTACATCGCGGGTGGACGGGCGGCCGCCGCCGCCCTCCGCCGAAGCGACTACGACCCGCTCTCGCGGGTACCCAAACCAACATCGCGCCAGATCGCGAGCGCCTGGATACGAAGCGTGATAAGAGGGTGGGGATGA
- a CDS encoding sensor histidine kinase, translating to MTTAITAYVVAKAGIVTPAHSPFSIGVAIPLAPPFAVAALLGLGLTGALAWPIVGRILGTTGPTHVLEDVGHELRTPITIMRGHLELLRVDDQTEVNRTRTLLLGELDRMTRLVEDLKTLASAERPGFLEPTGVDVELLLDDVLDKARALGDRAWDVDARSEAVVFADGQRLTQALLELARNAVKVTSPGDTIAFGARVDAKTVRLWVRDTGPGVPDDDTSRIFRRSRRGTTRAPEGSGLGLAIVHAIARAHGGHVVLDSVPGSGARFTLVLPYLPAPHTATPRQASGRVVEETSVRRPRSSQPGVPRRDVRA from the coding sequence ATGACGACCGCGATCACGGCCTATGTCGTCGCGAAGGCGGGTATCGTGACGCCGGCCCATTCTCCGTTCTCGATCGGGGTCGCGATCCCGCTCGCGCCGCCGTTCGCTGTGGCGGCCCTGCTCGGGCTCGGCCTGACCGGGGCGCTCGCCTGGCCGATCGTCGGACGGATTCTCGGCACCACTGGACCGACTCATGTCTTGGAGGACGTGGGTCACGAGCTGCGGACACCGATCACGATCATGCGTGGACACCTGGAACTGCTTCGGGTCGACGACCAGACCGAGGTGAACAGGACCCGGACGTTGCTGCTCGGTGAGCTGGACCGGATGACTCGTCTCGTCGAGGACCTCAAGACACTCGCCAGCGCCGAACGCCCCGGCTTCCTCGAGCCGACCGGCGTCGACGTGGAACTCCTGCTCGACGACGTCCTCGACAAAGCGCGGGCGCTCGGTGACCGCGCCTGGGACGTGGACGCTCGGTCCGAGGCGGTGGTGTTCGCGGACGGCCAGCGGTTGACCCAGGCGTTGTTGGAGCTCGCCCGCAACGCGGTCAAGGTGACCTCGCCAGGGGACACGATCGCGTTCGGCGCCCGAGTCGACGCGAAGACGGTCCGCCTCTGGGTGCGCGACACTGGTCCTGGCGTGCCGGACGACGACACGAGTCGGATCTTCCGGCGATCTCGACGTGGCACGACACGAGCGCCGGAGGGTTCCGGCCTCGGTCTGGCGATCGTCCACGCGATCGCCCGCGCTCACGGCGGGCACGTCGTGCTCGACTCCGTACCCGGCTCGGGCGCCCGCTTCACGCTCGTCCTGCCGTACCTGCCCGCGCCGCACACGGCCACCCCCAGGCAAGCGTCGGGCCGAGTCGTCGAGGAGACGTCGGTGAGGCGGCCGCGTTCCTCTCAGCCCGGCGTCCCCCGACGTGACGTCCGCGCCTGA
- the murJ gene encoding murein biosynthesis integral membrane protein MurJ, whose amino-acid sequence MSTTRRALVRSSVLLMCLTALSQVLGFARDAIMAAVFGASAEVDAFLVAQGLMNVVLGLISGAMARALVPPVSRAVDAGRTDAGHRTVRVALTVAMTVLVLGSVLMAVAARPVLTVLAPGFEGATMEEAVRLTRIVLAATVFVSGTNLLASAAHAHQRFFWAGFQGIPFNLVMITAVGVFGGTFGAAALACGFVAGSAARFLVQLPAVRAIGLRLRPSFRLRDPGFREMLRLVPPLLLGSAIVNVNTMVDRAVGSAQGAGTIASLSYGWRIVTLAEVVMVTAFTTTLFPAFSTLGTPERRDQLREATRRVLGVVVVLISPVVVVLAVAARPIVVLLFARGNFDARAVELTSLAVATYSVALAGLAVREVVARTCLAVGDSRTPVLSALGAMALNVVGDLTLGMRYGVVGLALSTSISVVFAATTMSVLTARRHRAVALGPLVRTTMGVVTAASVAAVAGWLAQQPLPARPGWPEALLALGVSGSVCLATYLGVLTLLRVSALTDVWASLRELRIGRSAGPA is encoded by the coding sequence GTGAGCACGACCCGGCGGGCGCTGGTCCGCTCCTCCGTGCTGCTCATGTGCCTCACCGCGCTGAGCCAGGTGCTGGGCTTCGCGCGGGACGCCATCATGGCGGCGGTCTTCGGCGCGTCCGCTGAGGTCGATGCCTTCCTCGTTGCCCAAGGACTGATGAACGTGGTCCTCGGGCTGATCAGCGGCGCCATGGCCCGCGCCCTCGTCCCTCCCGTCTCCCGCGCGGTCGACGCGGGGCGCACGGACGCCGGCCACCGCACGGTCCGTGTCGCGCTGACGGTGGCCATGACGGTCCTCGTCCTCGGCTCGGTGCTGATGGCGGTCGCCGCCCGACCTGTGCTCACGGTCCTCGCGCCCGGCTTCGAGGGGGCGACGATGGAGGAGGCGGTCCGCCTGACGCGGATCGTCCTGGCGGCCACCGTCTTCGTCTCCGGGACCAACTTGCTCGCCTCCGCCGCCCACGCGCACCAGCGGTTCTTCTGGGCCGGTTTCCAGGGCATCCCCTTCAACCTGGTCATGATCACCGCGGTCGGCGTGTTCGGCGGCACCTTCGGCGCCGCCGCGCTGGCTTGCGGCTTCGTCGCCGGCTCGGCGGCTCGCTTCCTGGTCCAGCTACCGGCCGTGCGCGCCATCGGGTTGCGACTGCGGCCGTCGTTCCGTCTGCGTGACCCCGGCTTCCGCGAGATGCTCCGGCTGGTGCCGCCACTGCTCCTCGGCAGCGCGATCGTCAACGTCAACACCATGGTCGACCGGGCGGTCGGGTCGGCGCAGGGGGCGGGGACGATCGCCTCGCTGAGCTACGGCTGGCGCATCGTGACGCTCGCCGAGGTGGTGATGGTCACCGCGTTCACGACCACGCTGTTCCCCGCGTTCAGCACCCTCGGCACCCCGGAACGCCGTGACCAGCTGCGGGAGGCGACCAGGCGAGTCCTCGGCGTCGTGGTCGTGCTGATCAGCCCCGTCGTGGTCGTGCTCGCGGTGGCCGCTCGGCCGATCGTCGTCCTCCTCTTCGCGCGGGGCAACTTCGACGCCCGGGCGGTCGAGCTGACCTCCCTGGCCGTCGCCACGTACTCCGTCGCGCTCGCCGGTCTCGCGGTTCGTGAGGTGGTCGCCCGGACCTGTCTGGCCGTCGGTGACAGCCGCACACCGGTGTTGAGCGCGCTCGGCGCGATGGCGCTCAACGTCGTGGGCGACCTGACACTCGGCATGCGGTACGGCGTGGTAGGCCTGGCGCTGTCGACCTCCATCTCGGTCGTCTTCGCCGCCACCACGATGAGCGTGCTCACCGCCCGCCGACACCGCGCGGTGGCCCTGGGGCCATTGGTACGGACCACGATGGGGGTCGTCACCGCCGCGAGTGTCGCCGCGGTGGCGGGGTGGCTGGCGCAACAGCCGCTGCCCGCACGCCCTGGGTGGCCCGAGGCGCTGTTGGCGCTCGGCGTCTCCGGCTCCGTCTGCCTGGCCACCTACCTGGGCGTGCTCACCCTGCTGCGCGTCTCGGCGCTCACCGACGTGTGGGCGAGCCTGCGCGAGCTGCGGATCGGCCGCTCCGCCGGGCCGGCCTGA